In Mercurialis annua linkage group LG6, ddMerAnnu1.2, whole genome shotgun sequence, the following are encoded in one genomic region:
- the LOC126688079 gene encoding NAC domain-containing protein 86, which yields MAPVGLPPGFRFHPTDEELVNYYLKRKISGQEIELDIIPEVDLYKCEPWELAEKSFLPSRDPEWYFFGPRDRKYPNGFRTNRATRGGYWKSTGKDRRVNSQNTAIGMKKTLVYYRGRAPQGIRTDWVMHEYRLDTSAIQDCYALCRVFKKNGICEEQGGQCSLSLTETSNNNDYETMSPDLFIGTSCCVEDDQDKDDDDSWMQFITDDDPNLPAQDISHLPIISHTNF from the exons ATGGCGCCGGTCGGATTACCTCCCGGATTCCGGTTCCATCCCACGGACGAAGAGCTCGTCAATTATTATCTCAAACGAAAGATTAGCGGACAAGAAATCGAACTTGATATCATTCCCGAAGTTGACCTTTACAAATGCGAACCTTGGGAGCTAGCAG AAAAATCATTTCTACCAAGTAGAGATCCAGAATGGTACTTTTTCGGACCAAGGGATAGAAAGTATCCGAATGGATTCAGAACGAATCGAGCAACTAGAGGCGGATATTGGAAGTCGACGGGAAAAGACAGAAGGGTTAATTCTCAGAATACTGCCATTGGAATGAAGAAGACATTAGTTTACTACAGAGGCCGAGCTCCTCAAGGCATTCGAACTGATTGGGTTATGCATGAGTACCGCCTCGACACCTCCGCAATTCAG GATTGTTATGCATTATGTCGAGTATTCAAAAAGAATGGAATATGTGAAGAGCAAGGGGGACAATGTAGTTTATCATTAACGGAGACCTCGAACAACAACGATTACGAAACCATGTCGCCGGATCTTTTTATCGGAACATCGTGTTGCGTCGAGGATGATCAAGACAAAGATGATGATGATTCGTGGATGCAATTCATCACAGATGATGATCCCAATTTGCCTGCTCAAGACATTTCTCATCTGCCTATAATTTCACACACTAATTTTTAG